In the genome of Candidatus Abyssobacteria bacterium SURF_5, one region contains:
- a CDS encoding RDD family protein — MDWYYVENGQKAGPVSDEELQSMVTTGVITSKDLVWRRGMADWRPYGDVQNQTVALTEQRVFPCVECGKSFPADEMVAYSGSRVCAACKPIFFQRLQEGARLPATLRYAGFWIRFAAKFVDWFILGVVNAVIQLSFGFMVTPPQPGAMPSAGFFIGSVLMMIAQIGVAVFYATYFVGKFAATPGKMACGLKIVTPDGGKVSYWRACGRYFAEILSAMILLIGYIMAAFDSEKQALHDRICSTRVIRK; from the coding sequence TTGGACTGGTACTATGTGGAGAATGGGCAGAAAGCGGGCCCGGTAAGTGACGAAGAGTTACAAAGCATGGTAACCACCGGCGTGATCACCTCGAAAGACCTCGTTTGGCGGAGGGGGATGGCGGACTGGCGGCCATACGGCGACGTGCAGAATCAGACGGTTGCCCTGACCGAACAGCGGGTCTTCCCCTGTGTCGAGTGCGGCAAGTCTTTTCCTGCCGATGAAATGGTTGCGTACTCCGGTTCGCGGGTGTGCGCCGCGTGCAAGCCGATCTTTTTTCAACGGCTGCAGGAGGGGGCGCGCCTGCCTGCTACTCTGCGCTATGCCGGCTTCTGGATTCGGTTCGCGGCGAAATTCGTAGATTGGTTCATTCTTGGGGTTGTGAATGCCGTTATCCAGTTGAGCTTCGGCTTTATGGTGACTCCGCCGCAGCCTGGAGCCATGCCGTCGGCGGGTTTCTTCATCGGGTCGGTTCTTATGATGATCGCGCAAATCGGCGTGGCGGTATTTTATGCGACGTATTTTGTCGGCAAATTTGCGGCGACGCCGGGCAAAATGGCCTGCGGTCTGAAAATCGTGACTCCGGACGGCGGAAAAGTCTCCTATTGGCGCGCGTGCGGCAGGTATTTCGCCGAAATCCTGAGCGCGATGATCCTGCTTATCGGATACATCATGGCGGCATTCGACAGCGAAAAACAGGCGTTGCACGATCGTATCTGCAGCACCCGGGTCATTCGTAAATAA